One window from the genome of Drosophila albomicans strain 15112-1751.03 chromosome 2L, ASM965048v2, whole genome shotgun sequence encodes:
- the LOC117578389 gene encoding nascent polypeptide-associated complex subunit alpha, muscle-specific form isoform X1: MSERSKGDVSSLLSSSSRVNNNAAAGRVVKNPLLSASVTGLSFDDFPNKPLLLPAAPPVVHAPPPQPTNALIAGILNREPKTLVTVGQSSSIDDNETLDEINLNASSSDDSAVAAAAVANSANNSYLSAGDANANPLLDPPTNTDSLLSQAASSFGALPSVASNVFSTFSKRIYAGSQREATDEQQPQLDIQPTYIQQAAHLPPPAAVAPPPFYAAPPSTVGEAAPEPPKFYAPTELPNLSAAPAVPPTAGGQNTYRNTARKKIYAPIPGFSEQQQAAPQPAALPFATPPYPAQPAVATFEPPAPAPAPVQEERKSGGGLFSLTNLVPSGVLQNISGLVQSATGRSSESAPQAPPAATYNAPNPGYFDISTSSGGNYFAPAQASTDYFAPTATAPPTVGGFFNPAAVAAPAAPPAVGSFFNPTEVAAPPAVGGYFNPLPVAAAPEAVAPPSAVVPPSAVSRPPAAVFLPSAVSGPPAVALLPTTSLPSAVLPPAVVAPSLAAAPPPVAALPPASTPFSAFAPPPAVAPAVSQSPFGTVSQPLTVAAPVISSAAPPVASAGAPPAQSLFGAPSSTFGQPSLAAPPTAVSQPLSVTAQGVSSAAPLPVAQSLFEAPPPAVSQPFAVAAPPFAQPPAQLAPQLPPQVGSVPSLGPPTGAAPAVPPPAAGQTSYRLQKGTRLYKSPLTAQETATPIGAFGQQAGFTASPFAPTSVAPTAAIFNPFGAPTTGVDLFAAQPTYPGHQPAPSIQQLPPSVFPPVPQQPHISSTAEPTQGVPLYPPAAEQTITQPAPPKSEPAQPKLEPTSANPQPSQQVAPISASLFAPVPTQEVSLVASSVVKPTVHLYPPTASQTLAQQSPPKPEQSQEGPISASLFAPVSTQDLFASSAAETVPELSSYPESSTVPAQKVPLYQPAAETTQPKPEPTQEVPPISASFFAAVPTQEIPLFPSSAVEAASGPSDPQSLVARVESKIDQTTSQQVPLFAAPPTTTAFEAASQLLPSSTAETTQNLPYPPVSGLFTPQIPIEPLQAQISQQVPLFTAPPTSAAQEIGLFPSSTAESASFFASAQIETSSIPKTDSSATLQEVNKAEAEATEPSSDFTESTPLFVPVPTAETTQEVELYPPAAATNISQESSVNLTTGSLFGAPQVTQEPVAPIGNVAPPSASDFFALPPQSIDATSAALTTQTTTTFFNPFAQTITTPLPQEVLPPPIGFVPPDANQLFEAQTIEPVLETEQVTTLAPPPTAHKPTDSSAAPLANPFRRSSDAIAHPAAAPSPLHSFFTPASNGGSDFNFFAAPTEAAQFPELPAQLNIAPPPLSQEPPPATTTDSNQVSGALGFEQLLSDTQQIVNSNANVYQNSSVNSFSGFFGGPSETPQLVQQQQPQIPASVAVSTAAPPSGNFFDHFAAAAPGQQEDQRIQNFFNNPPLQDQPAAPGELKYDLVHSGLPTKHFEGRSQTSASNQVEPPSSACSDFSTATKGTPQQQQPQTQQPQQVQQQQQSESNQTDDLQQLYQGELPEEILQQLRMASEKGQAIAPPADTVVYTPVLLHWFYKRSVDSKFVWTPFSHYDSALLETSLTSEESDSSSIVPVEGGRYDVNIKERTKTPVFWEGKAIEVRRCSWFYKGVDSKYVPYAEETAAALEAEYKRATETGEWLKKIPLGNGEQVTMHGPNVIVHFMPPSNADTWGGTVQSSSRPLVVKRDLNDFKIQQGESQRVDHLLFMVHGIGSACDLKMRNVEEVVDDFRIIAQQLVQSHYKNSTDMGLVGRVEVLPIEWHGHLHSEELGIDEKLKSITLESIPRLRNFTNDTLLDVLFYTSPKYCQKIMNTVADALNEVYLKYRMRHPEFNGGVSLAGHSLGSLILFDLLCHQEPLKESEEENKENPDQLPRKQQHQQGADQVQLPNNDKMLPKQVSYAMGMGVAGTGQPVINYTQLIFHPKKFFALGSPIGMFVTIRGIDKLGLDFRLPTCAGFYNIFHPFDPVAYRIEALVNPDMKGIRPVLIPHHKGRKRMHLELKETMTRVGADIKQRFMDTFKTTLDSVNFLATVTKVKKEAEESLEKESSSSSQVFQKQTEDQDESSVATTSTHARQRTDSESTTTSDPEFIELDFPLGKLNDSKRVDYVLQEAPLEFINEYIFALSSHVCYWASEDTILFVMKEIYAGLGISTDSQVPQQSMTIERPSSRTNSVSQSLLPM; the protein is encoded by the exons ATGTCTGAACGTTCCAAAGGTGAcgtgtcgtcgttgttgtcgtcgtcgtcgcgcGTCAACAACAATGCAGCAGCAGGTCGTGTTGTTAAAAATCCATTGCTAAGCGCATCCGTGACGGGTCTCAGTTTTGACGACTTTCCCAATAAGCCGCTCCTGCTGCCAGCAGCGCCGCCCGTGGTACATGCACCGCCCCCGCAACCCACAAACGCTCTCATCGCTGGCATTCTTAATCGCG AGCCCAAAACGTTGGTGACTGTGGGACAATCGTCGAGCATTGATGACAACGAAACGCTTGACGAGATCAACTTGAACGcaagcagcagcgacgacTCTGCTGTCGCCGCAGCCGCTGTAGCCAACAGCGCCAACAATTCATATCTAAGTGCGGGCGATGCTAATGCAAATCCCTTGCTAGATCCCCCAACCAATACTGACTCTTTGCTTAGCCAGGCGGCCTCTTCATTCGGCGCACTGCCCTCGGTGGCATCCAACGTTTTCTCCACCTTCTCGAAACGCATCTACGCAGGCAGCCAAAGGGAAGCAACAGAcgaacagcagccacaattgGACATACAACCGACTTACATACAACAAGCAGCTCATTTGCCACCACCAGCTGCAGTTGCGCCTCCGCCCTTCTATGCTGCACCGCCTTCGACAGTAGGTGAAGCTGCACCGGAGCCACCAAAATTCTATGCGCCCACTGAGCTGCCGAACCTGAGCGCAGCTCCTGCAGTGCCACCAACAGCTGGTGGACAAAATACGTATCGTAACACCGCCAGAAAGAAGATCTACGCGCCCATTCCCGGTTTCTCcgagcaacagcaagcagctCCTCAACCAGCTGCATTACCGTTTGCCACACCACCATATCCAGCACAGCCAGCTGTAGCCACCTTTGAGCCACCGGCcccagctccagctcctgTGCAGGAAGAACGCAAGTCTGGCGGCGGTCTCTTCTCGCTGACCAACTTGGTGCCAAGTGGAGTGCTGCAAAACATCTCTGGATTAGTGCAATCAGCTACAGGTCGCAGTTCCGAGTCAGCTCCGCAAGCTCCTCCAGCTGCAACTTACAACGCTCCAAATCCTGGTTACTTTGACATTAGCACCTCCTCGGGCGGCAATTACTTTGCACCCGCTCAGGCTTCAACTGATTACTTTGCACCCACTGCTACTGCACCACCCACTGTCGGTGGTTTCTTCAATCCTGCTGCAGTAGCTGCACCAGCTGCTCCTCCTGCAGTTGGCAGCTTCTTTAATCCTACTGAAGTTGCTGCGCCACCTGCTGTCGGTGGATACTTTAATCCGCTGCCTGTTGCCGCAGCTCCAGAAGCAGTTGCTCCGCCGTCTGCCGTTGTTCCACCCTCGGCAGTCTCACGACCACCAGCTGCCGTTTTTCTACCCTCGGCAGTCTCAGGACCACCAGCTGTAGCTCTTCTACCAACTACTTCATTACCTTCAGCCGTACTTCCACCAGCGGTTGTAGCTCCTTCTTTGGCAGCTGCTCCGCCACCAGTTGCAGCACTACCGCCAGCATCAACACCGTTCTCGGCATTTGCTCCTCCACCGGCAGTTGCTCCAGCCGTTTCGCAATCACCCTTTGGAACTGTTAGTCAACCACTCACAGTAGCTGCTCCGGTAATTTCCTCAGCAGCTCCTCCAGTAGCTTCCGCAGGAGCTCCACCAGCTCAGTCTCTCTTCGGAGCTCCTTCATCAACTTTTGGACAACCATCTTTAGCAGCTCCTCCAACAGCTGTTAGTCAACCACTTTCAGTAACTGCTCAAGGAGTTTCATCAGCAGCTCCTCTACCAGTAGCTCAGTCTCTTTTCGAAGCTCCTCCACCGGCTGTTAGTCAACCATTTGCAGTAGCTGCTCCGCCATTTGCTCAGCCACCAGCTCAGCTAGCACCTCAACTGCCACCTCAAGTTGGGAGCGTTCCATCCCTCGGTCCACCAACAGGAGCAGCACCTGCTGTACCCCCTCCGGCAGCGGGACAAACTTCATATCGCCTGCAGAAGGGTACCCGTCTGTACAAAAGTCCGTTGACAGCCCAGGAAACCGCAACGCCAATCGGAGCCTTTGGACAACAAGCTGGTTTTACAGCCAGTCCCTTTGCACCCACATCGGTAGCGCCAACAGCGGCTATCTTTAATCCTTTCGGAGCACCGACCACTGGagttgatttatttgctgctcAACCAACATATCCTGGACACCAGCCAGCTCCGTCAATTCAGCAATTGCCGCCGTCGGTCTTTCCGCCAGTTCCACAGCAACCACACATTAGCTCAACAGCGGAGCCAACGCAAGGAGTACCTCTCTATCCACCAGCAGCTGAACAGACAATCACACAGCCAGCTCCTCCAAAGTCAGAGCCAGCACAACCTAAACTAGAGCCAACTTCGGCAAATCCACAGCCAAGTCAGCAAGTTGCTCCCATCAGTGCATCGCTCTTTGCGCCAGTACCAACGCAGGAGGTTTCTCTCGTTGCCAGCTCTGTAGTTAAACCAACAGTTCATCTTTATCCACCAACTGCATCACAAACGCTTGCACAGCAATCTCCGCCTAAACCGGAACAAAGTCAAGAAGGTCCTATCAGTGCTTCGCTTTTTGCGCCAGTTTCAACGCAGGATCTCTTTGCCAGCTCCGCAGCTGAAACAGTGCCAGAACTTTCCTCTTATCCAGAATCCAGCACAGTTCCAGCACAAAAGGTTCCCCTTTATCAACCAGCTGCAGAAACAACGCAGCCTAAGCCAGAGCCAACTCAAGAAGTTCCTCCCATCAGCGCATCATTCTTTGCGGCTGTTCCAACACAGGAAATTCCTCTGTTTCCAAGCTCTGCAGTCGAGGCAGCATCAGGACCATCTGATCCACAATCGCTTGTAGCTCGCGTTGAGAGTAAGATAGATCAAACTACTTCTCAGCAAGTTCCGCTCTTTGCTGcaccgccaacaacaacagcattcgAAGCAGCTTCCCAGCTCTTGCCCAGCTCCACAGCTgaaacaacacaaaacttaCCTTATCCTCCCGTATCAGGACTTTTTACGCCCCAGATTCCTATCGAACCGCTGCAAGCACAGATCAGTCAGCAAGTTCCCTTGTTTACTGCACCGCCAACAAGTGCTGCACAGGAAATAGGACTGTTTCCAAGTTCCACAGCTGAAAGCGCTTCATTCTTTGCTTCAGCGCAGATAGAAACATCGAGCATTCCCAAGACAGACTCGTCGGCAACTCTTCAAGAAGTAAATAAGGCCGAAGCTGAAGCGACAGAACCTTCGAGTGATTTTACTGAAAGCACACCATTGTTTGTGCCTGTGCCAACAGCTGAAACTACCCAAGAAGTTGAGCTTTATCCTCCTGCAGCTGCTACTAATATCAGTCAGGAATCTTCAGTTAACCTTACAACCGGTAGTCTCTTTGGAGCACCTCAAGTCACTCAAGAGCCTGTAGCTCCAATCGGCAACGTTGCTCCACCATCAGCTAGCGATTTCTTTGCTCTACCACCTCAATCCATCGACGCCACAAGCGCTGCGTTGACCACACAAACGACTACAACATTCTTCAATCCTTTCGCGCAGACCATTACGACACCACTTCCACAGGAAGTACTGCCACCACCGATTGGATTTGTACCACCCGACGCAAATCAACTTTTCGAGGCGCAAACCATTGAGCCTGTGCTAGAAACCGAACAAGTAACAACCCTAGCACCGCCACCCACAGCACACAAGCCAACAGATAGCTCAGCAGCTCCATTGGCAAATCCATTCCGCAGAAGCAGCGACGCCATCGCACATCCAGCGGCTGCTCCATCGCCATTGCACAGCTTCTTTACGCCAGCTAGCAACGGTGGCAgtgatttcaatttctttgCAGCACCCACGGAAGCTGCTCAATTCCCGGAATTGCCTGCTCAATTGAACATCGCTCCGCCTCCGCTATCGCAGGAGCCACCACCGGCAACCACAACTGATAGCAACCAAGTCTCTGGCGCACTTGGCTTTGAGCAACTGCTCAGCGACACACAGCAAATTGTAAATTCCAACGCAAACGTCTATCAAAATTCAAGTGTAAACTCTTTTTCGGGCTTTTTTGGCGGTCCATCTGAGACGCCACAACttgttcaacaacaacaaccacaaattCCGGCATCGGTTGCAGTTTCTACTGCTGCACCGCCCTCAGGAAATTTCTTCGATCATTTTGCGGCCGCTGCTCCGGGACAACAGGAGGATCAGCGCatacaaaactttttcaaCAATCCACCGCTGCAGGATCAACCCGCTGCTCCAGGAGAACTCAAGTACGATCTAGTCCACAGTGGTTTGCCCACAAAACACTTTGAGGGACGCTCCCAAACATCAGCTTCGAATCAGGTTGAGCCCCCTTCCTCAGCCTGCTCTGATTTCTCTACGGCAACCAAGGGAActccacagcagcagcaaccgcagacacagcaaccacaacaagtacagcagcaacagcagtccGAGTCTAATCAGACAGACGATCTGCAGCAATTGTACCAGGGAGAATTACCCGAGGAGATTCTACAACAATTAAGAATGGCCAGCGAAAAAGGTCAGGCGATTGCGCCACCAGCCGATACGGTT GTTTACACTCCTGTGTTGCTGCATTGGTTCTACAAGCGCAGTGTGGACAGCAAATTTGTGTGGACTCCATTCAGCCATTACGATTCAGCTCTACTCGAGACTAGCCTGACTAGTG AAGAATCGGATTCATCAAGCATTGTGCCCGTGGAAGGTGGTCGCTACGATGTCAACATCAAGGAGCGCACCAAGACACCTGTCTTCTGGGAGGGCAAGGCCATCGAGGTGCGACGCTGTTCCTGGTTCTACAAAGGTGTCGACTCAAAGTACGTGCCATATGCCGAGGAAACTGCGGCAGCACTTGAAGCTGAATACAAACGTGCCACCGAAACAGGTGAATGGCTGAAGAAGATACCGTTGGGCAACGGCGAGCAGGTGACGATGCATGGTCCCAACGTCATTGTACACTTTATGCCGCCGTCAAATGCAGATACTTGGGGTGGCACCGTGCAGAGCTCGTCACGTCCTTTGGTGGTCAAGCGAGACTTGAATGATTTCAAAATACAACAGGGTGAATCACAGCGCGTAGATCATTTGCTATTCATGGTACATGGCATTGGGTCAGCTTGCGATCTAAAGATGCGCAACGTCGAGGAAGTTG TTGATGATTTCCGCATTATTGCCCAGCAGCTGGTACAATCACACTATAAGAATTCCACAGACATGGGTCTGGTGGGTCGCGTCGAAGTACTGCCCATTGAATGGCATGGCCATCTGCACTCCGAGGAGTTGGGCATCGATGAGAAGCTCAAGTCCATTACGCTAGAGTCCATTCCACGTTTGCGCAACTTCACCAACGACACGCTTCTTGATGTGTTGTTCTACACGAGTCCCAAGTACTGTCAGAAGATCATGAACACCGTGGCCGATGCCTTAAACGAAGTGTATCTGAAATATCGCATGCGACATCCTGAATTTAATGGTGGCGTCTCCTTGGCTGGTCACAGTTTGGGCTCGTTGATCCTCTTTGATTTGCTGTGCCATCAGGAGCCACTCAAGGAAAGCGAAGAGGAAAACAAAGAGAATCCTGATCAGTTGCCtcgcaagcagcagcatcaacagggGGCCGACCAGGTGCAGTTGCCCAACAATGATAAAATGCTACCCAAACAGGTCAGCTATGCCATGGGCATGGGCGTGGCAGGCACTGGGCAACCGGTCATCAATTACACACAGTTGATATTCCACCCCAAGAAGTTCTTTGCTTTGGGCTCACCCATTGGCATGTTTGTCACCATACGTGGCATCGATAAGCTTGGTCTTGATTTTCGTCTACCCACTTGTGCGGGTTTCTACAACATATTCCATCCCTTTGATCCGGTTGCGTATCGCATCGAGGCCCTGGTTAATCCCGACATGAAGGGCATACGTCCGGTGTTGATACCACATCACAAGGGACGCAAACGCATGCATCTGGAGCTGAAGGAGACAATGACGCGCGTGGGTGCAGATATTAAGCAACGATTCATGGACACATTCAAGACAACCCTGGATAGCGTTAATTTCCTGGCCACGGTCACTAAAGTCAAGAAGGAGGCCGAAGAGTCGCTAGAAAAAGAG AGCTCCTCCTCCTCACAGGTATTCCAAAAGCAAACTGAGGACCAAGACGAATCATCAGTGGCGACCACATCGACGCATGCCCGTCAACGAACCGATTCCGAATCCACTACAACATCAGATCCAGAATTCATTGAATTAGATTTTCCACTTGGCAAGCTGAATGATTCAAAGCGCGTGGATTATGTGCTCCAAGAGGCCCCGCTGGAGTTCATCAACGAGTACATCTTCGCACTGAGCAGTCACGTCTGCTACTG GGCCTCTGAGGACACAATTCTGTTTGTAATGAAGGAAATCTATGCAGGATTGGGTATTAGCACCGATAGCCAAGTGCCGCAGCAATCCATGACCATTGAGAGGCCCAGCTCACGGACAAACAGTGTTAGTCAGTCGCTGTTGCCGATGTGA